Proteins encoded by one window of Methanobacterium sp.:
- a CDS encoding type I restriction enzyme HsdR N-terminal domain-containing protein, giving the protein MKRWLLSLKDNVNYLKIDEKDEINFYIDKYAKKGDIVAIYASPCTHISHFFTVKESSPYEYGDFEKEKYQMIIYKKFKLPVPIPLKEMKEYSVLDGWITRFPNFIYEMPADTWIKMMNFILEKNPELIKPNTKQYDTKNKKIRDYMDIEHIIEFVQSCAEKSNNIDDQTCCKIPLNEASTEQTIIRPILRYLGWNIDDLCDLNPEYNIGPKRVDYVLNYGNSNKLFIEVKNFNRDLTKENENQLIDYCDSKNVNLGLLTNGKIWQFFYLTYEKSNYISNRQKICEIDALKDDKKKIIELFSQLLSKEAIKSGKAFSFAEELSQNK; this is encoded by the coding sequence TTGAAAAGATGGCTATTATCTTTAAAAGATAATGTAAACTATTTAAAAATAGATGAAAAAGATGAAATTAATTTTTATATTGATAAATATGCTAAAAAAGGAGACATTGTGGCTATTTATGCTAGTCCCTGTACTCATATTTCTCATTTTTTTACAGTTAAAGAATCATCACCTTATGAATATGGAGATTTTGAAAAAGAAAAATATCAAATGATTATTTACAAAAAATTTAAATTACCAGTCCCTATTCCCTTAAAGGAAATGAAAGAGTATTCTGTTTTAGATGGATGGATCACCAGATTCCCTAATTTTATTTATGAAATGCCTGCAGATACGTGGATTAAAATGATGAATTTTATTTTAGAGAAAAATCCAGAACTAATTAAGCCTAATACTAAACAATATGATACTAAAAACAAAAAGATACGTGATTATATGGATATAGAACATATAATAGAATTCGTTCAATCATGCGCTGAAAAATCTAACAATATTGACGATCAAACCTGTTGCAAGATTCCTTTAAATGAAGCATCTACTGAACAGACAATTATTCGCCCTATATTAAGATATTTGGGTTGGAATATTGATGATTTATGTGATTTAAATCCAGAATATAATATTGGTCCAAAAAGAGTTGATTATGTTTTAAACTACGGTAACTCTAACAAATTATTTATTGAAGTTAAGAATTTTAATAGAGATTTAACAAAAGAAAATGAAAATCAGCTCATAGACTATTGCGATTCAAAAAATGTAAACCTTGGGTTGCTTACAAATGGTAAAATTTGGCAATTTTTCTATTTAACTTATGAAAAATCAAACTATATTAGCAATCGCCAAAAAATTTGTGAAATAGATGCGCTTAAAGATGATAAAAAGAAGATTATAGAATTATTTAGTCAACTACTTTCCAAAGAAGCTATTAAATCAGGGAAAGCTTTTTCTTTTGCTGAAGAATTATCACAAAATAAATGA
- a CDS encoding DUF488 domain-containing protein, translating to MIYTIGHSNITQESFIELLKSFEIQLVVDVRSSPYSKFVPHFNRDNIKKTLKENNIDYTFMGNYVGGKPKDEKYYTDGKANYDLIAESNHYKEGIDKIIELNKDKNLVLMCSEEDPKSCHRHNLITQTLIKKGLKVIHIRKKGKIDKDIQITLF from the coding sequence ATGATATACACTATAGGCCATAGCAATATTACTCAAGAATCATTTATTGAGTTACTGAAATCATTTGAAATCCAATTAGTTGTAGATGTGCGTAGTTCGCCCTATAGTAAGTTTGTTCCTCATTTTAATCGTGATAATATCAAAAAAACACTAAAAGAAAATAATATTGATTATACCTTCATGGGAAATTATGTAGGTGGAAAACCCAAAGATGAGAAGTATTATACGGATGGAAAAGCGAATTATGATTTAATTGCCGAAAGTAACCATTATAAAGAAGGGATAGACAAAATAATTGAATTAAATAAAGATAAAAACTTAGTTCTTATGTGTAGCGAAGAAGATCCTAAAAGCTGCCATAGACATAATCTAATAACTCAAACTCTAATTAAAAAAGGTTTAAAAGTAATTCATATAAGAAAAAAGGGTAAAATAGATAAAGATATCCAAATAACCCTATTTTGA
- a CDS encoding ADP-ribosylglycohydrolase family protein — MENNSLKDRFRGCLIGLAVGDALGVPIEFMPSGTFEPVTDFRSGGPHGLKAGEWSDDTSLALCLAESLIEKKGFNPSDQLQRYWRWYREGHLSITGRCFDIGNTTRKAIHKFETTGEPYCGSTDERSCGNGSLMRLAPIPMFYHQDPLEAIEKSGESSKTTHGHPKVVDACKYMGGIICGAINGVSKEELLSERYSPVDGYFDENPLDPEVDEVVSGSFKERNPPEIRGRGYVVKSLEAALWAFYKGKDFEDGCLLAVNLGEDADTTGAIYGQIAGAYYGESGIPGKWRDNLAEFGLIDSFVEGLYDVSKNSL, encoded by the coding sequence ATGGAGAATAACTCATTAAAAGACAGGTTCCGCGGCTGCCTAATCGGACTTGCAGTAGGCGATGCATTAGGTGTTCCCATAGAATTTATGCCTTCCGGAACATTTGAACCCGTAACCGATTTTAGAAGTGGAGGACCTCACGGTTTAAAAGCCGGAGAATGGAGCGATGACACATCGCTGGCCCTTTGCCTTGCTGAGAGTTTAATCGAGAAAAAGGGATTTAATCCATCTGATCAACTCCAAAGATACTGGCGCTGGTACCGCGAAGGACATTTAAGCATCACTGGAAGATGTTTTGACATCGGAAACACCACCAGAAAAGCTATACACAAATTTGAAACTACTGGTGAGCCTTATTGTGGTTCAACAGACGAACGTTCATGTGGTAATGGTTCATTAATGCGTTTAGCTCCAATCCCAATGTTTTATCATCAGGATCCCCTGGAAGCAATAGAAAAATCAGGTGAAAGCTCTAAAACAACTCATGGACATCCGAAAGTGGTTGATGCCTGCAAATATATGGGCGGAATAATTTGTGGGGCAATTAATGGAGTTTCAAAAGAAGAACTGCTTTCTGAAAGATATTCACCAGTTGATGGTTACTTTGATGAAAATCCATTAGATCCAGAAGTTGATGAAGTGGTCTCAGGCTCATTTAAAGAAAGAAACCCTCCAGAAATTCGAGGGAGAGGATATGTGGTTAAAAGTTTAGAAGCGGCTCTCTGGGCATTTTATAAAGGTAAAGATTTTGAAGATGGCTGCTTGCTGGCAGTTAATTTAGGTGAAGATGCTGATACAACAGGGGCTATCTATGGCCAGATTGCTGGGGCTTATTATGGTGAGAGTGGAATTCCAGGGAAATGGCGAGATAATCTGGCGGAATTTGGTTTGATTGATTCTTTTGTTGAGGGATTGTATGATGTTAGTAAAAATTCATTATAA
- a CDS encoding AAA family ATPase translates to MRLLELEINNLRGIPYIKLTPNGQNFLVFGSNGSGKSTIVDALDFLLTGQISRMTGRGTKDIRLKDHGPHIDFTPADVSVKGLFEIDGLSYPVEIKRSLDKPRTIFCDPEVISKIKPILEMADRGQHVLTRREILNYVASDAHARSDQIQKLLKINEVEKIRKYLLRVKTQLKNKLESAEGSKKTAEANINATIGITSFNEEKVLEMINENRNILGGEPIFEINSFLLKKDIKAVISSSYSVNVDILESDVQNICQILSKENKGNISKTDEKLRSLLAQIYDDPRLKKVTDLKRLTELGLVLIDEKGNCPLCGTDWNPGELKENLENQLDSLKEASKILDEISRLSSSLNNEISTLMSNINEILDSLETLKIKDKYMILESWIKDLKELSIILENVLENYHNNHLSENQVQNLFAPENIRSIFDEILSSVKLKVPEATPKQTAWEMLIRLEENLKVYEEAQIEVEKAYNSYKKAETLVNSYVESMESVLGQLYNGIKDRFEELYIGMHEEDENNFRAEIIPQRAGLDFRVDFHGRGVHPPNALHSEGHQDTMGICLYLALAESITEGLIDLIILDDVMMSVDNGHRRKICKLLANSFKGRQFFITTHDKTWARQLRSEGVVTNKGMIELFNWTLESGPAVGTDFDIWDKIEDDLMRNDVSAAAAKLRRGSEEFFRLVCDSLQAPVKFKESGQYELGDLLPAALGSYNKLLKKAKTASRSWENFDELSRLEEIENNSKEVFNRRNGEQWAINANVHYNEWADFDLKDFEPVVEAFQDLFRVFQCENCEGMIHVSMRENTPEAVRCNCGSFNWNLIRKR, encoded by the coding sequence ATGAGACTTCTAGAACTTGAAATCAATAACCTTCGGGGAATTCCATATATAAAATTAACACCTAATGGTCAAAACTTCCTTGTTTTTGGATCAAATGGCTCTGGAAAAAGTACTATTGTAGATGCACTCGATTTTTTATTAACTGGCCAAATTTCAAGAATGACTGGTAGAGGTACCAAGGATATAAGACTAAAAGATCACGGTCCTCATATTGATTTCACCCCTGCAGATGTATCTGTTAAGGGATTATTTGAAATAGATGGTCTCTCATATCCAGTGGAAATCAAACGTTCTTTGGATAAGCCTAGAACTATATTCTGTGATCCTGAAGTTATATCTAAGATTAAACCTATTTTAGAGATGGCGGATAGAGGTCAACATGTTTTAACTCGAAGAGAAATTCTTAATTATGTAGCTTCAGATGCTCATGCGCGTTCAGATCAGATTCAAAAGCTTCTTAAGATAAATGAAGTAGAAAAAATAAGGAAATATTTATTGAGGGTTAAAACTCAACTTAAAAATAAATTAGAATCTGCTGAAGGCTCTAAAAAAACTGCTGAAGCAAATATTAATGCTACAATTGGAATTACAAGCTTTAATGAGGAAAAAGTGCTTGAAATGATTAATGAAAATCGTAATATTTTAGGTGGAGAACCTATTTTTGAAATTAATTCATTTCTTTTAAAAAAAGATATTAAAGCAGTTATTAGCTCTTCTTACTCCGTAAATGTGGATATTTTAGAGTCAGATGTTCAAAATATCTGTCAAATACTTTCAAAAGAAAATAAAGGAAATATTTCAAAAACAGATGAGAAATTAAGAAGTCTATTAGCTCAAATTTATGATGATCCCAGGCTTAAAAAAGTAACTGACCTTAAAAGACTAACAGAATTAGGTTTAGTACTAATTGACGAAAAAGGTAATTGTCCATTGTGTGGAACTGATTGGAACCCTGGAGAGTTAAAAGAAAATCTAGAAAATCAGTTAGACAGCTTAAAAGAAGCATCTAAAATACTTGATGAAATTTCACGATTATCATCTTCACTTAATAATGAAATAAGTACATTAATGTCTAATATTAATGAAATTTTGGATTCTTTAGAAACTTTAAAAATAAAGGATAAATATATGATACTTGAATCCTGGATAAAAGATTTAAAAGAACTTTCAATTATTTTGGAGAACGTATTGGAAAATTATCATAATAATCATTTAAGTGAAAATCAGGTCCAGAATTTATTTGCACCTGAAAATATTCGCTCTATTTTTGATGAAATACTTTCAAGTGTTAAATTAAAAGTTCCAGAAGCTACTCCAAAACAAACAGCTTGGGAAATGTTAATTCGACTTGAAGAAAACCTTAAAGTATATGAAGAAGCTCAAATTGAAGTTGAAAAAGCTTATAATTCCTATAAAAAAGCTGAGACTTTGGTTAATTCGTATGTTGAATCAATGGAATCAGTTTTAGGTCAATTATACAATGGAATTAAAGATCGATTTGAAGAACTATATATTGGAATGCATGAAGAAGATGAAAACAATTTTAGAGCTGAAATTATCCCCCAAAGAGCAGGATTAGATTTTAGAGTTGATTTCCATGGTAGGGGTGTTCATCCACCTAATGCACTGCACAGCGAGGGCCATCAGGATACTATGGGAATTTGTCTTTATCTGGCGCTTGCTGAAAGCATAACAGAAGGTCTGATTGACTTAATTATTTTAGATGATGTGATGATGTCAGTGGATAATGGGCATCGAAGAAAAATATGCAAATTATTGGCCAATTCGTTTAAAGGAAGGCAGTTTTTCATTACAACGCATGACAAGACCTGGGCCCGTCAGCTTAGATCAGAAGGTGTTGTAACTAATAAAGGCATGATTGAGCTTTTCAACTGGACATTGGAATCTGGGCCGGCTGTGGGCACTGATTTTGATATTTGGGATAAGATTGAAGATGATTTAATGCGCAATGATGTATCTGCTGCAGCTGCAAAACTAAGGCGCGGGTCTGAGGAGTTTTTCCGGTTGGTCTGTGATTCGCTGCAAGCGCCTGTAAAATTTAAGGAAAGCGGGCAGTATGAACTTGGAGACTTGCTTCCCGCAGCGCTTGGTTCTTATAATAAATTGTTAAAAAAGGCTAAAACAGCTTCAAGGTCATGGGAAAATTTTGATGAGCTTTCAAGGTTAGAAGAGATTGAGAATAACTCTAAAGAAGTTTTTAACCGCAGGAATGGAGAGCAATGGGCTATTAATGCAAATGTGCACTATAATGAATGGGCTGACTTTGATTTGAAGGATTTTGAACCTGTTGTTGAGGCTTTTCAGGATTTATTCCGTGTTTTTCAATGTGAGAACTGTGAAGGGATGATTCATGTTTCTATGCGAGAAAATACTCCTGAAGCTGTTAGGTGTAATTGTGGAAGTTTTAATTGGAATTTGATAAGAAAAAGATGA
- the brxF gene encoding BREX-3 system P-loop-containing protein BrxF has translation MENINDLLDENRKNWFKLLTIVGNNRLKEKKIINYLKKEDWQVYDVEEKIFELSDKIPPEKIKLRIGSEIKRWVKSLGDKSIFINTSILYSEELGKVGPYGQFKYHMRGNKEGIIFIQARLRGNLAIYSTPDRLDYNETELEEVVYADLDKIAIPGDNNDSN, from the coding sequence ATGGAAAATATCAATGATTTATTAGACGAAAACCGGAAAAATTGGTTTAAACTTCTAACAATTGTTGGAAATAATCGTTTAAAAGAAAAAAAAATTATAAATTATCTTAAAAAGGAGGATTGGCAAGTTTACGATGTAGAAGAGAAAATATTTGAATTATCTGATAAAATTCCTCCTGAAAAAATAAAATTAAGAATTGGTTCAGAGATAAAAAGATGGGTAAAAAGTTTGGGTGATAAATCAATTTTCATAAATACATCTATCTTATATTCGGAAGAGCTAGGAAAAGTTGGACCATATGGTCAGTTTAAATACCATATGAGAGGTAATAAAGAGGGAATAATATTCATTCAAGCAAGATTAAGAGGAAATTTAGCCATATACTCCACTCCAGATAGATTAGATTATAATGAAACCGAATTAGAAGAAGTAGTCTATGCTGATTTAGATAAAATAGCAATTCCCGGGGATAATAATGACTCAAATTAA
- a CDS encoding DUF488 domain-containing protein: protein MIIYTIGFTRKTAEEFFKILEDNKIEQIVDVRLNNTSQLAAFTKKRDLEFFLKKIAGIDYYHFEFLAPTKELRKKVKDWDAYSKEYLELLEKRKVLEKLDKNFFKKRTCFLCSEPSAEDCHRGILADYLKHNWGIKVVHL from the coding sequence ATGATAATTTATACAATTGGATTTACTCGGAAAACTGCAGAAGAATTCTTCAAAATACTTGAAGACAATAAAATAGAGCAGATAGTGGATGTTAGGCTTAATAATACTTCCCAATTAGCTGCATTTACTAAAAAACGTGATTTGGAATTTTTTTTAAAAAAAATTGCTGGTATTGACTATTATCATTTTGAATTTCTAGCTCCAACTAAAGAATTAAGAAAAAAAGTAAAAGATTGGGATGCTTATTCTAAAGAATATTTAGAGCTCTTAGAAAAAAGAAAAGTGTTAGAGAAACTGGATAAAAACTTTTTTAAAAAGAGAACCTGCTTCCTTTGCAGTGAACCTTCAGCAGAAGATTGTCATAGAGGCATTTTGGCTGATTATCTAAAACATAATTGGGGCATAAAGGTGGTGCATCTTTGA